In the Ruminococcus albus 7 = DSM 20455 genome, one interval contains:
- a CDS encoding DUF4869 domain-containing protein — protein MLNIIFGDHAGVVTNPAVYFKNTYEDEWITDELSRKMIQAVDRSTVISERVIDSPVLGAITPKELSGGVKTLILINNCPD, from the coding sequence ATGCTGAACATTATATTTGGCGATCACGCAGGTGTAGTCACAAACCCTGCGGTGTACTTCAAAAACACATATGAAGACGAATGGATAACAGATGAATTATCCCGTAAAATGATTCAGGCTGTTGACCGTTCAACCGTCATAAGTGAACGGGTGATCGACAGTCCTGTTCTTGGTGCGATCACTCCAAAAGAGCTTTCGGGCGGCGTGAAAACGCTCATTCTTATCAACAATTGCCCCGACTGA
- a CDS encoding tyrosine-type recombinase/integrase, translating to MIFLTGKWEDTDRLFTTWDGKPMHVTSPADYFKEFCKKNDLRYCSPHSWRHLHATIMIESGIDVKTVQACLGHSAATTTLSCYLHTFQSAQAAAMDAVGVAIRNFTKPQQDTAGGL from the coding sequence ATGATTTTCCTAACAGGAAAGTGGGAGGACACCGACCGCCTGTTCACCACATGGGACGGTAAGCCGATGCACGTCACTTCGCCCGCGGATTATTTCAAGGAGTTCTGCAAAAAGAACGATCTAAGATATTGCAGCCCTCACAGCTGGAGGCACTTACACGCTACAATAATGATCGAGAGCGGTATCGACGTTAAAACTGTTCAGGCGTGCTTAGGACATTCAGCGGCCACGACAACTTTATCCTGCTACTTGCATACATTCCAGTCGGCGCAGGCAGCCGCTATGGACGCGGTAGGTGTTGCGATACGAAACTTCACCAAGCCGCAGCAGGATACGGCAGGCGGTCTATGA
- a CDS encoding recombinase family protein, with amino-acid sequence MNTVYTLYRVSTKQQVDKTKDDIPMQREACHEFAEKMGWTIGKEFLEKGVSGFKVSASNRDAIQDLKAAALNKEFDILLVFMFDRIGRIDDETPFIVEWFVKQGIRVWSVQEGEQRFESHVDKLMNYIRFWQASGESEKTSMRIKTRMQQLKAEGSYTGGPVPFGYTLVNTGRLNKKGREVHDLAVDPVEADWVREIFSKTVNEGYGTFRCAELLNKNGVKTHKGSRFTSNSINRILRNRLLTGYVVSGDTESPHLKDLQIIDMTTFERAQKILEQRMKKNEETREIARKTQTQQLLSGIMVCGHCGGHLSTQKHIDRHTRQDGTEYVKVQPKYVCYHKSRGLCQCSGSTTYQVKRIDDAVCELIHDMFAGIKESPDEAVLKKNFDKEMTSYRAKITKLNREAEKQAQQLEKLESEVADSLMGNSRFSPDLLSKVIKSTEENIAETKTAIETLKSEMTGKKKAMESVKPMFEIFAGWAKEFDESTIEKKKMIISQLVSRIEVYKGYKIKVTLNMDYQEFCDNWDTLNSKSTINA; translated from the coding sequence ATGAACACAGTTTATACATTATACAGAGTATCCACCAAGCAGCAGGTCGATAAGACCAAGGATGATATACCTATGCAGAGAGAAGCCTGCCACGAGTTCGCCGAGAAAATGGGCTGGACTATCGGCAAGGAGTTTCTTGAAAAGGGTGTGTCGGGTTTCAAGGTTTCGGCAAGCAATCGTGATGCTATACAGGACTTAAAAGCTGCGGCTCTCAACAAAGAGTTTGATATACTTCTTGTTTTCATGTTCGACCGTATCGGAAGAATAGACGACGAAACACCGTTCATAGTAGAATGGTTCGTCAAACAGGGAATAAGAGTATGGAGCGTTCAGGAGGGTGAGCAGAGGTTTGAAAGCCACGTTGACAAGCTGATGAACTACATAAGGTTCTGGCAGGCGTCGGGTGAGAGTGAAAAGACTTCGATGCGAATAAAGACCCGTATGCAGCAGCTCAAAGCAGAGGGCAGTTATACAGGCGGTCCCGTACCCTTCGGATATACTCTTGTGAATACCGGAAGGCTTAACAAAAAGGGCAGGGAAGTGCATGATCTGGCGGTCGATCCCGTCGAAGCCGATTGGGTAAGGGAGATATTCTCTAAGACCGTGAATGAGGGATATGGTACCTTCAGATGTGCCGAGCTTCTGAACAAGAACGGAGTGAAAACTCACAAGGGTTCAAGGTTCACGAGCAACAGTATCAACCGCATTTTGAGGAACAGGCTGCTCACGGGATATGTGGTTTCGGGTGATACCGAATCGCCGCATTTAAAGGATCTGCAGATAATTGATATGACTACCTTTGAACGGGCGCAGAAGATACTCGAACAGCGAATGAAAAAGAACGAGGAGACCCGTGAGATCGCCCGCAAGACCCAGACGCAGCAGCTTCTTTCGGGAATTATGGTGTGCGGTCATTGCGGAGGTCATTTGAGTACGCAGAAGCATATCGACAGGCACACAAGGCAGGACGGCACGGAATATGTGAAGGTTCAGCCTAAATATGTCTGCTATCATAAAAGCAGAGGGCTTTGTCAGTGCAGCGGTTCGACTACATATCAGGTGAAAAGAATAGACGACGCGGTGTGTGAACTGATACACGATATGTTTGCAGGCATAAAAGAATCTCCCGACGAAGCCGTACTCAAAAAGAACTTCGACAAGGAGATGACAAGTTATCGTGCAAAGATCACGAAGCTGAATCGTGAGGCTGAAAAGCAGGCGCAGCAGCTTGAAAAGCTGGAATCGGAGGTCGCTGACAGCCTTATGGGTAACAGCAGATTTTCGCCCGATCTTCTCAGCAAGGTCATCAAAAGCACCGAGGAAAATATCGCCGAGACCAAGACCGCGATAGAAACTCTTAAATCGGAAATGACCGGTAAGAAGAAGGCGATGGAGAGCGTGAAGCCCATGTTCGAGATATTTGCGGGCTGGGCAAAGGAATTCGATGAAAGCACCATTGAAAAGAAGAAAATGATCATCTCTCAGCTGGTGAGCAGGATAGAGGTCTATAAGGGCTACAAGATAAAGGTCACGCTCAATATGGACTATCAGGAATTTTGTGATAATTGGGACACGCTGAACAGCAAAAGTACGATCAATGCTTAG
- a CDS encoding GNAT family N-acetyltransferase: protein MQTDNKIILIPLESTDREQFIKDNQEAFNYGALEEFGRRDDHFENGEDIISQKTIEESIDGGIAYRIMQGREKVGGLILTVDGSHGELEILFVSPKFHRKGIGYAAWCEVERMYPQVTVWETVTPYFETRNIHFYVNRCGFHIVEFYNSHHPDPHDPEESSHDIDEQFPDGMFRFEKRL, encoded by the coding sequence ATGCAGACCGATAATAAGATTATTCTCATCCCGCTTGAAAGCACCGACCGCGAGCAGTTCATAAAGGACAATCAAGAAGCGTTCAATTATGGCGCTCTTGAAGAGTTCGGCAGACGCGACGACCATTTTGAGAACGGCGAGGATATAATATCCCAAAAGACGATAGAGGAAAGCATCGACGGCGGTATAGCCTACCGTATCATGCAAGGGCGTGAAAAGGTAGGCGGGCTGATACTGACCGTTGACGGCAGTCACGGCGAGCTTGAGATACTGTTCGTTTCTCCTAAATTTCACAGAAAAGGCATAGGCTATGCCGCGTGGTGCGAGGTCGAAAGAATGTACCCGCAAGTGACCGTGTGGGAAACAGTGACGCCGTATTTTGAAACTCGAAATATCCATTTCTATGTTAACCGCTGCGGATTTCATATTGTGGAATTTTACAATAGTCATCACCCCGACCCGCACGACCCTGAAGAAAGCAGTCACGATATTGACGAGCAATTTCCGGACGGTATGTTCAGGTTTGAGAAAAGGCTATGA
- a CDS encoding alpha/beta hydrolase: MNSTRRKNTIIIGNRPCTVYFDPAPKYLLIQPTGEHEREHLDKEVEYIKSLTNTPSIFAAFEVDNWNKELSPWNAPPVFGKEPFGSYAGETLAYLEDTLIPEIIKRYSLKENIPVILGGYSLAGLFALWSAYTSDRFTAVAGVSPSVWFPRWLDFIAEHSPAAKNIYLSLGRKEEKNRNQTMAAVGDNIRRQYEMLKAMNLSATLEWNEGNHFTEPEIRTAKGFSWCINELTKENDT, encoded by the coding sequence ATGAACAGCACTAGAAGAAAAAATACTATTATAATAGGCAACAGACCATGCACCGTTTACTTCGATCCTGCTCCCAAATATCTACTGATACAGCCCACAGGCGAACATGAGCGTGAACACCTTGATAAAGAGGTCGAATACATCAAGTCTCTGACAAACACTCCATCCATTTTCGCAGCCTTTGAAGTAGACAACTGGAACAAGGAGCTTTCTCCATGGAACGCTCCACCCGTATTCGGTAAAGAGCCATTTGGCAGCTACGCAGGCGAAACGCTCGCATACCTTGAGGACACGCTCATTCCCGAAATTATAAAGCGATATTCCTTGAAAGAGAATATTCCAGTCATTCTTGGTGGATATTCTCTTGCCGGGCTGTTTGCGTTATGGTCGGCATATACTTCGGACAGATTTACTGCTGTCGCAGGCGTTTCACCCTCGGTATGGTTTCCGAGGTGGCTCGACTTTATCGCAGAGCACTCCCCTGCTGCAAAAAACATATACCTCAGTCTCGGAAGGAAAGAGGAAAAAAACCGCAATCAGACTATGGCTGCGGTAGGCGATAATATCCGAAGGCAGTATGAAATGCTGAAGGCTATGAATTTAAGTGCCACCCTTGAATGGAACGAGGGCAATCATTTCACCGAGCCAGAGATAAGGACTGCAAAGGGATTTTCTTGGTGCATAAACGAACTAACAAAGGAGAATGACACATGA
- a CDS encoding nitroreductase family protein — protein MNTLEAIKTRRSTRRFSDKRVEVKKLNWIVDAGRYAPSGGNSQSCHFIVVRKKEVLAKLAELAQAAFDKKEITEGMYKSVANSIRASKKGGYVFHYDPDTLIIVANKKDYGNNIADTACALENMMIAANELDLGSVWINQLRWLNEDETLLEYERSLGLEDNERIYGALAIGYADTEDGLPVRTPLERTGNKVTYI, from the coding sequence ATGAACACTCTTGAAGCCATTAAGACAAGACGCAGCACCCGCCGTTTTTCAGACAAGCGGGTTGAGGTGAAAAAACTTAATTGGATTGTCGATGCAGGGCGCTATGCTCCCAGCGGTGGTAACTCGCAAAGCTGCCATTTCATTGTAGTGCGAAAGAAAGAAGTTCTCGCCAAACTTGCCGAGCTTGCGCAAGCGGCTTTCGACAAAAAGGAGATAACCGAAGGTATGTACAAGTCTGTCGCAAATTCGATTAGAGCCTCGAAGAAGGGCGGTTACGTGTTCCACTATGACCCCGACACTCTTATAATCGTTGCAAATAAAAAGGACTACGGCAACAACATAGCCGACACCGCCTGCGCTCTTGAAAATATGATGATAGCCGCAAACGAGCTTGACCTTGGCAGCGTTTGGATTAATCAGCTCAGATGGCTGAACGAGGACGAAACACTGCTCGAATATGAACGATCTCTCGGGCTTGAAGATAATGAACGTATTTACGGTGCGCTTGCTATCGGATACGCCGACACCGAGGACGGTCTGCCTGTCAGAACGCCCCTTGAAAGAACGGGGAACAAGGTCACATATATATGA
- a CDS encoding acyl-[acyl-carrier-protein] thioesterase has product MIYQKQSYVAGNMCDGKLQMSVIAADELVENAVTELMGDLGIDGIVTKAKYNAMWLISKNNIRFARRPDWRERFDVKCWVSKHTSVKLNIDTLVTAESGEILLAARTELCAIDLENARICKTEAVGFHPDMVHEERLDGLDFSRLPKSGEPVESVTVRSTSLDYCYHTNNVEYVRFMLNTYPVEHFKTREPEQLEIHYASQSYEGERLDIEKLSDENGDSFIIRRNGDMITSCRMKWI; this is encoded by the coding sequence ATGATATATCAGAAACAAAGCTATGTCGCGGGAAATATGTGCGACGGCAAGCTGCAAATGTCGGTGATCGCCGCCGATGAGCTTGTGGAGAACGCAGTTACCGAGCTTATGGGCGATCTCGGCATAGACGGCATAGTTACCAAAGCGAAATATAACGCCATGTGGCTTATTTCCAAAAACAATATCCGTTTTGCCCGCCGCCCCGACTGGCGGGAGAGATTCGATGTGAAATGCTGGGTATCTAAGCACACCTCGGTAAAGCTGAATATTGACACGCTTGTCACTGCCGAAAGCGGGGAAATCTTGCTTGCCGCAAGAACGGAGCTGTGCGCCATAGACCTTGAAAACGCACGTATCTGCAAGACAGAAGCGGTCGGCTTCCATCCGGATATGGTACATGAGGAACGGCTTGACGGGCTTGATTTCTCGCGGCTGCCCAAAAGCGGAGAGCCTGTCGAAAGCGTGACCGTGCGCTCGACGAGCCTGGATTACTGCTATCACACGAACAACGTCGAATATGTCCGCTTCATGCTGAACACCTACCCGGTCGAGCATTTCAAGACCCGCGAACCCGAACAGCTCGAGATACACTATGCGAGCCAGTCGTATGAGGGAGAAAGGCTCGATATCGAGAAGCTCTCCGACGAGAACGGGGACAGCTTTATTATTCGCAGGAACGGAGATATGATAACCTCATGCAGGATGAAATGGATATAA
- a CDS encoding DUF2262 domain-containing protein, which translates to MNYPYTVGGGIIPECRFTQYKPEPHEYLIAVGDECAEISDTLFGTTIAAMHILGFIDLNTGEREAMLTHLMWELSADELRENAFAELFKKRTAYHVKCLPPMKPWFSTPFKRTGNLYLTEILEADIHEPYIDEVIQKYIDSLHLNSELFGVLDSVDEYPAYRGTFNRLGTEIKFIVSNEFSPVEDALRHMENLCRNCETNDKLFRKFAAEQLADRANELMQSSFTKEEIASGMKIRYIDMFCDGSFSVEFLFNDHLINVDGNLNGLKQADINKYYPEYDD; encoded by the coding sequence ATGAACTATCCGTATACAGTCGGCGGAGGTATTATCCCCGAATGCAGATTTACACAATACAAGCCCGAGCCACACGAATATCTTATCGCTGTCGGAGACGAGTGCGCGGAAATAAGTGATACTCTTTTCGGAACGACGATCGCCGCCATGCATATCCTCGGCTTCATCGACCTGAACACGGGCGAGCGCGAAGCTATGCTGACGCATCTTATGTGGGAATTATCGGCAGACGAACTGCGTGAAAACGCCTTTGCGGAGTTATTCAAGAAACGAACTGCCTATCATGTAAAGTGTCTCCCGCCCATGAAGCCTTGGTTTTCCACACCGTTCAAGCGGACAGGCAACCTGTATCTGACAGAGATACTCGAAGCCGATATACACGAGCCTTATATTGACGAGGTGATACAGAAATACATCGACAGCCTTCATCTTAACTCGGAGCTTTTCGGCGTGCTTGACAGCGTTGACGAATACCCCGCCTACCGCGGTACGTTCAACCGGCTCGGAACGGAGATAAAGTTCATTGTGTCAAATGAGTTTTCTCCCGTCGAGGACGCACTGAGACACATGGAAAACCTCTGCCGAAATTGCGAGACTAATGACAAACTGTTTCGCAAATTCGCCGCCGAACAGCTTGCCGACCGCGCAAACGAGCTTATGCAAAGCAGCTTCACAAAGGAAGAAATTGCGTCGGGAATGAAGATCAGATATATTGATATGTTCTGCGACGGAAGCTTTTCGGTCGAGTTTCTTTTTAACGATCATCTGATAAATGTAGACGGAAATCTTAACGGACTGAAACAAGCTGATATAAACAAGTATTATCCGGAGTATGACGATTAG
- a CDS encoding NUDIX hydrolase, protein MAEILDIVDENGEPTGETVDRVTAHANGIRHRTAHVWIFRESGGRVQVLLQKRADNKASYPGCYDISSAGHIPAGVDYIPSALRELKEELGISAKADELIYCGIRYICSDDVFFWQRVSRQAGVKNIRPMERP, encoded by the coding sequence ATGGCTGAAATACTCGATATTGTTGACGAGAACGGCGAACCCACCGGTGAGACCGTTGACCGCGTGACCGCTCATGCCAATGGCATACGGCACAGGACTGCTCATGTGTGGATATTCAGAGAAAGCGGCGGCAGAGTACAGGTGCTTCTGCAAAAACGCGCCGATAACAAGGCTTCCTACCCAGGCTGCTATGACATTTCAAGCGCGGGGCATATACCCGCGGGGGTCGATTACATACCCTCCGCGCTCAGAGAGCTTAAAGAGGAGCTCGGCATTTCCGCGAAAGCCGATGAGCTGATATACTGCGGGATACGCTATATCTGCTCCGACGATGTTTTTTTTTGGCAAAGAGTTTCACGACAGGCAGGTGTCAAAAATATACGCCCTATGGAAAGACCTTGA
- a CDS encoding 3'-5' exonuclease yields MYRYIVFDVETPNRYNNRMSAIGIAVIENGAVTEEYFSYVDPQTYFDRFNTQLTGINKYTVSGAPTFPELWERIEPIMSSGVLAAHNAVFDLGVLKKCLKAYGIEWKNTVKYCCTVQMGRRVLPGISHKLNVLCEHYGIALDHHKADSDSRACADILLRYFESGAQEREHIRTFRLV; encoded by the coding sequence ATGTACCGCTACATAGTTTTCGATGTGGAAACGCCGAACAGATACAACAACCGAATGAGCGCGATAGGTATCGCCGTGATAGAAAACGGTGCCGTGACGGAGGAGTATTTTTCATATGTCGATCCGCAGACCTACTTCGACCGCTTCAATACACAGCTTACGGGTATCAACAAGTACACGGTCTCGGGCGCTCCTACCTTTCCGGAGCTTTGGGAGAGGATCGAGCCGATAATGTCTTCGGGTGTACTTGCCGCGCATAACGCCGTATTCGATCTCGGTGTGCTGAAAAAGTGTCTTAAAGCATACGGCATTGAATGGAAGAATACCGTGAAATACTGCTGCACCGTGCAAATGGGCAGAAGAGTGCTTCCGGGGATATCGCATAAGCTGAACGTTCTTTGTGAGCATTATGGTATTGCGCTCGATCACCACAAGGCGGACAGCGACAGCAGAGCCTGCGCGGATATACTGCTCCGATATTTTGAAAGCGGAGCGCAGGAACGTGAGCATATACGGACATTTCGTTTGGTGTGA
- a CDS encoding DUF4314 domain-containing protein, whose amino-acid sequence MEKICVGTKIRLIKDLDGKNPIGSTATVVYIDEFGQIFADWAEGGQVRITKEQLEKNFEIAA is encoded by the coding sequence ATGGAGAAAATATGTGTCGGAACAAAGATAAGACTTATTAAAGACCTCGACGGCAAGAACCCTATCGGCTCGACAGCGACAGTCGTGTACATCGACGAGTTCGGTCAGATATTCGCGGACTGGGCGGAGGGCGGACAGGTAAGGATAACAAAAGAACAGCTTGAAAAGAACTTTGAGATAGCTGCATAA
- a CDS encoding alpha/beta fold hydrolase — MKCVKIILGIFKWIFIVLISLVLLIFIVRFIGQQINKLTPSGGINEEMYIDINGTKQWISIYGRDKSNPVMLYVHGGPGIATSGFDYPVLRKLADDYTVVNWDQRGAGKSQMKYPFDGYVTPELLREDIYEVTKYVLDKTGKEKLTVLGSSWGTLYGGDFALSHPELVECYIGTSQVVDYQDIYIRLKESALEWSKDDAEFHKLVESYDPLVFSQEEIDKSTAIRKKYCQNDNILKDGDLNILAAMFFNPYYSLKDLYGYIKVFASGKMPSAYEKFIYDASQEKPRIGGIQDFSLKARTEYPMPVYIRTGNKDYQSNPDQPKEYFDMITAPDKEFEYVDGGHFLPFIDSEGLAVFVHKVRERSAS; from the coding sequence ATGAAATGTGTAAAGATAATACTCGGGATATTCAAATGGATATTTATCGTGCTGATATCGCTCGTGCTGCTGATATTTATTGTACGCTTTATCGGACAGCAGATAAACAAGCTGACGCCCTCGGGCGGTATCAACGAGGAAATGTACATTGACATAAACGGCACGAAACAATGGATAAGCATATACGGCAGGGATAAAAGCAACCCCGTTATGCTCTATGTTCACGGCGGACCCGGCATTGCGACGAGCGGCTTTGATTATCCAGTGCTCAGAAAGCTCGCGGACGATTACACCGTGGTGAACTGGGATCAGCGCGGTGCGGGCAAAAGTCAGATGAAATATCCCTTTGACGGCTATGTTACGCCCGAGCTGCTGCGGGAGGATATTTACGAGGTCACCAAATACGTCCTGGATAAAACGGGAAAGGAAAAGCTCACTGTCCTCGGTTCGTCGTGGGGAACTCTTTACGGCGGCGATTTCGCTCTTTCTCACCCCGAGCTTGTAGAATGCTATATCGGCACAAGTCAGGTCGTCGATTATCAGGACATATACATCAGGCTTAAAGAATCGGCGCTCGAATGGTCAAAGGACGACGCCGAATTTCACAAGCTCGTCGAAAGCTACGACCCTCTTGTTTTCTCGCAGGAGGAGATCGACAAAAGCACCGCTATCCGCAAAAAATACTGTCAGAATGACAATATCCTGAAGGACGGCGATCTCAATATCCTCGCAGCGATGTTCTTCAACCCGTACTATTCGCTGAAAGACCTTTACGGCTATATCAAGGTGTTCGCGTCAGGCAAAATGCCTTCTGCTTATGAGAAATTCATATATGACGCTTCGCAGGAAAAGCCGAGGATAGGCGGAATACAGGATTTCTCGCTCAAAGCCCGCACAGAGTATCCCATGCCCGTCTACATTCGCACAGGCAATAAAGACTATCAGTCCAACCCCGACCAGCCCAAGGAATATTTCGATATGATAACCGCGCCCGATAAAGAGTTTGAATATGTTGACGGCGGACATTTCCTGCCGTTCATCGACTCGGAGGGGCTTGCCGTTTTCGTGCATAAGGTCAGGGAACGTTCTGCGTCTTAA
- a CDS encoding DDE-type integrase/transposase/recombinase: MTNYRKILEMHSHGFSQRSIESSVHSSHQTVKATLDRAKELNISWPLDDNVTNEVLDELFYGERKSGITPYAAINYNYIHRELSKKGVTLTLLWNEYCERAYANGETPYMSTQFGDKYRRWARVTKATMRVTHKPGDTMQVDWAGGTIPYYDPITGEEYKAYLFVAALPCSSYLYVEACTDMKQENWLMCHVHAYEYFGGVTRVLVPDNL, encoded by the coding sequence ATGACGAACTATCGAAAGATCTTGGAGATGCATTCTCATGGCTTCAGCCAGAGAAGCATCGAGTCAAGTGTCCACAGTTCCCATCAGACTGTCAAAGCAACTCTTGACCGTGCTAAGGAACTGAACATCTCATGGCCGCTAGATGACAACGTGACCAATGAGGTACTTGATGAGCTGTTCTACGGTGAACGCAAAAGCGGTATCACACCCTATGCTGCCATCAACTACAACTACATCCACCGCGAGCTGTCCAAGAAAGGCGTGACCCTCACGTTGCTTTGGAACGAGTATTGCGAGCGTGCCTATGCCAATGGTGAAACGCCCTACATGAGTACACAGTTTGGTGACAAATACCGTCGCTGGGCTCGTGTCACGAAGGCGACCATGCGCGTAACCCACAAGCCCGGAGACACTATGCAGGTGGATTGGGCGGGCGGAACTATTCCGTATTACGATCCGATCACGGGTGAAGAGTACAAAGCTTATTTGTTTGTCGCGGCTCTTCCTTGCAGCAGTTATCTCTATGTCGAAGCCTGCACAGACATGAAGCAGGAGAACTGGCTAATGTGCCATGTTCATGCTTATGAATACTTCGGCGGCGTAACAAGGGTTCTTGTTCCGGATAATCTCTAA
- a CDS encoding tyrosine-type recombinase/integrase, producing the protein MSDNLFFYIQRYFMSYLMKQHNYGPNTVSSYRDTFKLLLKFMSESGKSISKKTVDEIDCDVVLKFLSWLSNVRKNGVPTQNVRLAHIKSFFRYVMMISPEYSGQCSEILSIPFAKEDKRLPDCMSTDAIKQMLSSIDSSSNEGLRHLAILSLMYDSACRVQEIISLDVKDFQPGQCCRIYVHGKGNKYRTIPLLGKTEKIISKYIRQFGLMQESPMFCNRNGDRLTRQGIRYIIRKYSKLANDTVPGIITGSVYPHRLRHSKATHLVDNGVNIYNVRDFLGHESVATTQIYLSTNPEVIRKAIETVAEKTVSESLDFFSDKEKDDLISFLDSLG; encoded by the coding sequence ATGAGTGATAATTTATTCTTCTATATACAACGATATTTTATGTCTTACCTAATGAAACAGCATAATTACGGCCCTAATACTGTTTCATCATACCGAGACACCTTTAAGCTTTTGCTTAAATTTATGTCAGAATCCGGTAAAAGCATATCAAAGAAAACTGTTGATGAGATTGACTGCGATGTAGTACTCAAGTTTCTCTCTTGGCTTTCGAATGTCAGGAAAAATGGGGTGCCTACCCAAAATGTAAGATTGGCACATATAAAATCATTTTTTCGATATGTAATGATGATCTCACCTGAATACTCCGGGCAATGCAGCGAAATACTCAGTATACCATTTGCAAAGGAAGATAAAAGGCTTCCTGATTGTATGTCTACGGATGCTATAAAGCAAATGCTTTCATCGATCGACTCATCATCTAACGAGGGACTAAGGCATTTGGCAATCTTATCCCTTATGTACGATTCAGCTTGTAGGGTTCAGGAAATCATTTCACTAGATGTCAAAGACTTTCAGCCGGGTCAATGCTGCAGGATATATGTGCATGGTAAGGGAAATAAATATCGCACCATTCCGTTACTGGGAAAAACAGAAAAAATCATCTCAAAATATATCAGGCAATTCGGTCTTATGCAAGAGTCCCCAATGTTTTGCAACAGGAATGGTGACCGGCTAACAAGGCAAGGCATCCGCTACATAATAAGGAAATACTCTAAGTTGGCAAACGATACGGTTCCCGGTATTATAACCGGCTCTGTATACCCACATCGATTACGCCACAGTAAAGCCACACACCTTGTGGACAATGGCGTAAACATTTATAATGTCAGGGATTTCTTGGGACATGAGTCTGTTGCAACAACTCAGATTTACCTGTCAACGAATCCGGAAGTTATCAGAAAGGCTATCGAGACAGTAGCTGAGAAAACAGTATCAGAAAGCCTTGATTTCTTTTCAGACAAAGAAAAGGACGATTTGATTTCCTTCTTGGATTCACTAGGATAA
- a CDS encoding tyrosine-type recombinase/integrase yields MINDKEFLKFEEGFFKPYFEKFIEFKRGKGEKVAHSTMVRLRKLNNSLNTYYEHHISDQMVEELLAPRDGLSELERQYLTANLRQFCSFLALLGIDAVIVPRKYMRTVKSEFRPYIFSDDELRRLTIAADTLPASRKSSSHQQIYPVLVRLLIGTGMRIGEVLALKRANVDTSNGVINVINGKNGVSRFIPVSDSLKEVLFDYAKTIDMSDENRPFFTSSYTGGHLTYDAMKYMFPKMFKTAGIHKSDGKTPNIHSIRHTFCTKSLEKMLENGMNVYTAIPILAAYVGHVNYIDTEKYIHFTEQGHTDFLQKESSLGSLFPEVDNE; encoded by the coding sequence ATGATCAATGACAAGGAATTTCTTAAATTTGAAGAAGGTTTTTTCAAACCATATTTTGAAAAATTCATAGAGTTCAAGCGTGGAAAAGGTGAAAAAGTTGCTCATTCAACCATGGTTCGCTTAAGGAAACTGAACAATTCGCTTAATACTTACTATGAACACCATATATCTGACCAGATGGTGGAGGAGTTACTGGCTCCTCGTGATGGATTAAGCGAATTAGAACGCCAATATCTTACAGCGAATCTCCGCCAGTTTTGTTCTTTCTTGGCGCTTCTCGGAATTGATGCGGTCATCGTCCCACGAAAATATATGCGAACGGTAAAGAGTGAATTTCGTCCGTACATTTTCAGCGACGATGAACTGCGCCGTCTGACTATTGCAGCCGACACGCTTCCTGCATCAAGAAAGTCGAGCTCGCATCAGCAGATATACCCAGTGCTCGTCAGATTACTTATAGGTACCGGAATGCGCATAGGCGAAGTCCTTGCACTGAAGCGGGCGAATGTTGACACTTCAAACGGTGTGATCAATGTTATCAACGGTAAAAATGGCGTTTCAAGATTTATTCCTGTATCCGACAGCTTGAAAGAAGTCCTATTTGACTATGCCAAGACTATAGATATGTCTGATGAGAATAGACCGTTTTTCACTTCCTCCTACACCGGTGGTCATCTTACATATGATGCTATGAAATATATGTTTCCAAAGATGTTTAAGACGGCAGGCATACACAAGTCAGATGGTAAGACGCCAAATATCCATTCTATCCGGCATACATTCTGCACCAAAAGTCTGGAAAAAATGTTGGAAAACGGAATGAATGTCTATACTGCTATTCCAATACTGGCGGCATACGTCGGACATGTGAATTACATAGATACAGAAAAATACATTCATTTCACAGAACAGGGACATACGGATTTCTTGCAGAAAGAATCATCCTTGGGGAGTCTATTCCCGGAGGTGGACAATGAGTGA